A stretch of Campylobacter gracilis DNA encodes these proteins:
- a CDS encoding LysE family translocator, whose protein sequence is MGLGVSVPIGPVNVLIMSYALRSYTKALCLGLGAMSADMLYLVLSAFGISQLAKIPIVFACISVFGACFLLYTAYAIWHGAASSVQPASVEASSGVALYGKGFLINLLNPYVIMFWLSVSAGTARADFALALAGLVSGILAWITLFPLAIYLARSKLPNIVVRAFAYISAFILVFFALKLLYAIIFAKI, encoded by the coding sequence ATGGGGCTGGGCGTTAGTGTGCCGATCGGCCCGGTAAACGTGCTGATAATGTCCTACGCGCTGCGAAGCTACACCAAGGCGCTGTGCTTGGGCCTCGGCGCTATGAGCGCGGATATGCTCTATCTGGTGCTATCGGCGTTTGGCATATCGCAGCTAGCCAAAATCCCGATCGTTTTTGCCTGCATATCGGTATTTGGCGCATGCTTTTTACTCTACACGGCGTACGCGATCTGGCATGGTGCGGCTAGCTCGGTGCAGCCTGCAAGCGTCGAGGCTTCCTCAGGCGTGGCGCTTTACGGCAAAGGCTTTTTGATAAATTTACTAAATCCATACGTCATTATGTTTTGGCTCAGCGTCTCTGCCGGCACCGCGCGAGCAGATTTTGCGCTTGCCCTCGCGGGGCTTGTAAGCGGAATTTTAGCTTGGATTACGCTTTTTCCGCTTGCGATATATCTAGCCCGCAGCAAGCTTCCAAACATAGTAGTGCGGGCATTTGCATATATCTCGGCGTTTATTTTGGTATTTTTCGCACTAAAGCTTTTATACGCTATAATTTTCGCTAAAATTTAA
- a CDS encoding class 1 fructose-bisphosphatase gives MQEIVKSIQNIALQIAEELKYADFGYTDHHNSTGDTQLKLDVKSDAIIEAEFRKNPLVRALISEEKDEILTLREDARLIVAYDPLDGSSLVDVNFAVGSIFGIYEDEISPTNLKAAIYCIYGPRLEMVVCEDAPKLYRLNREGKFSFVKDLRLQQKGKLNATGATQKGWSEPHRKLVRALFDEGYRLRYSGAMVSDLHQILLKGGGLFSYPATSDHPQGKLRVTFEVLPFAFIFERAGGATSDGANGSLLQLKIEKIHQSSPCFFGSKYEIAKMHEIYGEKN, from the coding sequence ATGCAAGAGATCGTAAAATCAATCCAAAATATCGCGCTACAAATCGCCGAGGAGCTGAAATACGCGGACTTCGGCTACACAGATCATCACAACAGCACGGGCGATACGCAGCTCAAACTCGACGTAAAAAGCGACGCCATAATCGAAGCGGAATTTCGTAAAAATCCGCTCGTACGCGCCCTAATCAGCGAGGAGAAAGATGAAATTTTAACGCTGCGAGAGGACGCGCGCCTAATCGTCGCTTACGATCCGCTCGACGGCTCGAGCTTAGTGGACGTAAATTTCGCCGTGGGCTCGATTTTTGGCATCTACGAGGATGAAATTTCGCCCACAAACTTAAAGGCGGCGATCTATTGCATCTACGGGCCGCGCCTTGAGATGGTCGTTTGCGAGGATGCTCCGAAGCTCTACCGCCTAAATCGCGAGGGCAAATTTAGCTTCGTAAAAGACCTGCGCCTACAGCAAAAAGGCAAACTAAACGCCACCGGTGCGACGCAAAAGGGCTGGAGCGAACCGCACCGAAAGCTCGTGCGGGCGCTGTTTGATGAGGGCTACCGCCTGCGATACAGCGGCGCGATGGTAAGCGACCTGCATCAAATTTTATTAAAAGGCGGCGGACTTTTCAGCTACCCCGCTACCAGCGATCATCCGCAAGGCAAGCTTCGCGTAACATTCGAAGTGCTGCCGTTTGCGTTCATCTTCGAGCGCGCGGGAGGCGCCACCAGCGACGGCGCGAACGGCTCGCTTTTGCAGCTTAAAATCGAGAAAATCCACCAAAGCAGCCCTTGCTTTTTCGGCTCGAAGTACGAGATCGCGAAGATGCATGAAATTTACGGCGAGAAAAATTGA
- the mobB gene encoding molybdopterin-guanine dinucleotide biosynthesis protein B — MKRLVIAFSGPSNSGKTTLICKIAKIFIASGLRIAIVKHDPGDKARFDVEGKDSAKFSELGAETVVMSPTRTSYFSQRCMQIDEVVRMLGEFDILLVEGLKTLPLPRISLFRDKIDPAYLPFSDAIASNLSGEQMDKFCCVNFDIDDAAGISEWILKNAKKM, encoded by the coding sequence ATGAAAAGACTTGTTATCGCATTTTCAGGCCCTTCCAACAGCGGCAAAACGACGCTAATTTGCAAGATCGCTAAAATTTTTATCGCTAGCGGACTACGGATCGCGATCGTAAAGCACGATCCCGGCGATAAGGCGCGCTTTGACGTAGAGGGCAAGGACAGCGCCAAATTTAGCGAGCTCGGCGCCGAAACCGTCGTGATGAGTCCGACGCGAACGAGTTATTTTTCGCAGCGCTGTATGCAAATTGACGAGGTCGTGCGGATGCTAGGCGAGTTTGATATCTTGCTCGTAGAGGGGCTAAAGACACTGCCGCTGCCGCGTATAAGCCTGTTTCGCGACAAGATCGATCCGGCGTATCTGCCATTTTCGGACGCGATCGCTTCAAATTTAAGCGGCGAGCAGATGGATAAGTTTTGCTGCGTAAATTTCGACATCGACGACGCTGCGGGCATTAGCGAATGGATCTTAAAAAACGCCAAAAAAATGTAA